In Mycteria americana isolate JAX WOST 10 ecotype Jacksonville Zoo and Gardens chromosome 3, USCA_MyAme_1.0, whole genome shotgun sequence, a single genomic region encodes these proteins:
- the SLC3A1 gene encoding amino acid transporter heavy chain SLC3A1, producing the protein MVEEEAKSLPMELSEKGGVENNGFVQNEAFDDKESDTSSQEEMPKTCVVDVDPVATEEQALKPYAGMPKEVLLKFSSQARYRVTREILFWLIIAAAVVLVCATIAIIALSPKCLDWWQASPIYRIYPRSFKDSNMDGNGDLKGIQEKLDHIMYLNIKTIWITSFYKSPLKDLGYGAEDFYDIDPMFGSMSDFENLLAAIHDRGLKVIMDLIPNHTSDKHQWFQLSRNRTGKYTDYYIWQDCAQAAGSVTPPNNWVSVFGNSSWQFDDVRKQCYFHQFGKEQPDLNFRSLAVQQEIHDIIKFWLGKGIDGFSFSAVKFLLEATHLRDEPQVNKSQNPESITAYSQLYHDYTTTQVGMHDIIRSFRQTMNQFSSEPGRYRFMGSDGDEKEDIEATMMYYGTAFIQEADFPFNFNLINMKNLSGNSIFEAVNLWMKNMPEGKWPNWAVGGPNAARISSRIGKEYVNVINMLLLTLPGTPVTYYGEEIGMENIAAENATFPEKSPMQWDGKVNAGFTEGNSSWLPVNADFQSVNVEIQMTWSNSTLNLYRELTLLRNNELPIHRGWMCYIWNDSNVFVYVRELDGLDRVFMMVLNFGQESTIDLKAIVPSLPSEAIVRLSTNFSNAGKAVNTKLIKTEMGEGLVLEYKTAKPVHTMEAFQGNCFVAEKACYSSAFNLLYVNC; encoded by the exons ATGGTCGAGGAGGAAGCTAAGAGCTTACCTATGGAGCTCAGCGAGAAGGGAGGTGTGGAGAACAATGGATTTGTTCAAAATGAGGCTTTTGATGACAAAGAGAGCGATACCAGTAGCCAAGAAGAAATGCCAAAAACATGCGTTGTTGACGTGGACCCAGTGGCTACGGAGGAGCAGGCGTTGAAGCCCTACGCGGGGATGCCGAAGGAGGTCTTGCTGAAGTTCTCCAGCCAAGCCCGGTACAGAGTCACCAGGGAGATTCTCTTCTGGCTCATAATCGCCGCTGCCGTCGTGCTTGTGTGCGCTACGATTGCGATTATTGCTCTCTCTCCGAAGTGCCTTGACTGGTGGCAGGCTAGTCCTATTTATCGGATCTATCCTCGTTCCTTCAAGGACAGCAACATGGACGGGAATGGCGATCTGAAAG gtaTCCAAGAAAAACTGGACCATATCATGTATTTGAATATAAAAACCATCTGGATCACCTCTTTCTATAAGTCCCCCTTAAAAGACCTTGGATATGGAGCTGAAGACTTCTATGATATTGACCCCATGTTTGGATCAATGAGTGATTTTGAGAATCTGCTTGCAGCCATACATGACAGAG ggtTAAAGGTGATAATGGACTTAATACCAAACCACACAAGTGACAAACACCAGTGGTTTCAGCTGAGTCGCAATCGGACCGGGAAGTACACGGACTACTACATCTGGCAGGACTGCGCGCAGGCTGCTGGATCCGTCACTCCTCCAAACAACTGG GTGAGTGTCTTTGGGAATTCCAGCTGGCAGTTTGACGATGTGAGAAAGCAGTGTTATTTTCATCAGTTTGGGAAAGAACAGCCAGACTTAAATTTTCGCAGCCTTGCTGTCCAACAGGAAATCCAT GATATTATCAAATTTTGGCTCGGCAAAGGAATCGATGGATTCAGTTTCAGCGCTGTTAAATTTCTTTTAGAAGCAACGCATCTCCGAGATGAGCCTCAAGTGAACAAGTCCCAGAATCCA GAGAGTATCACAGCCTATTCCCAACTCTACCATGACTACACGACCACGCAAGTTGGTATGCATGATATCATCCGTAGCTTCCGTCAAACCATGAATCAGTTCAGCAGTGAACCTGGCCGATACAG GTTTATGGGTTCTGATGGTGATGAAAAGGAAGACATTGAAGCAACAATGATGTATTATGGAACAGCTTTTATCCAAGAAGCAGATTTTCCCTTCAATTTCAACCTAATTAACATGAAAAATCTATCGGGCAACAGTATTTTTGAAGCTGTCAACTTGTGGATGAAAAACATGCCTGAAGGAAAATGGCCAAACTGGGCG GTTGGAGGCCCTAACGCTGCTCGGATTTCATCTCGCATTGGGAAGGAGTACGTCAATGTTATAAACATGCTGCTTTTAACCCTCCCTGGTACTCCTGTAACTTACTATGGTGAAGAAATAGGCATGGAGAACATTGCAGCAGAAAAT GCGACCTTTCCAGAGAAATCCCCCATGCAGTGGGATGGCAAAGTTAATGCTGGTTTTACTGAAGGCAACAGTAGCTGGTTACCTGTTAACGCTGATTTCCAAAGTGTAAATGTTGAA ATCCAGATGACCTGGTCCAACTCAACCCTGAATTTGTACAGAGAGCTAACTTTACTTCGCAACAATGAGCTACCCATTCATCGGGGGTGGATGTGCTACATCTGGAATGACAGtaatgtgtttgtgtatgtgagGGAATTGGATGGGTTAGACAGAGTCTTTATGATGGTTCTCAATTTTGGGCAGGAATCGACAATAGACCTGAAAGCTATAGTTCCGAGCCTTCCATCTGAAGCTATTGTAAGACTAAGTACTAATTTTAGCAATGCTGGAAAAGCTGTCAATACCAAActaattaaaactgaaatggGAGAAGGCCTGGTCCTTGAATATAAAACAGCAAAGCCTGTTCATACTATGGAAGCTTTTCAAGGAAATTGTTTTGTGGCAGAAAAAGCTTGTTATTCCAGTGCCTTCAATTTACTCTACGTGAACTGTTAA